A part of Gambusia affinis linkage group LG19, SWU_Gaff_1.0, whole genome shotgun sequence genomic DNA contains:
- the LOC122822610 gene encoding uncharacterized protein LOC122822610 isoform X1, with the protein MPRRNEIPEGIRSKVVDLHNAGMGYKLISKSLELHHSTVRKIIHKWIRFNTVATLPRSGRPKKKLPSRRRTAQPEEADPAGPAGDKGGDKAEVDLHSAGPAHLIKEDPDKKMREMNSECEDADSADYSSDSDEEDPMLSVLFPTVPNDTREDPDHKTRKHSASCDDTPEDDPMEQIFDPNFDNEKKIYAGSSVSVRALLLLLLAFILKHDLSKAATKDLLALLNLMVPGCIPSSLHFIKKHLTDIDKKTEIHLYCPRCENYLGVEPGTECGVCQQRLSKKSLLEKANYFLVLPLENQLRKVLKRLHSKLGKHFTKEDYVSDVNTGGEYKHEEQEGSITLTFTCDSSPLLNSSKFSVWLILCTINELPYVERCKNVLLHTLWFGKGKPLLQCFFTPFINELHKLSHEGFTWEDESGLELNTSVMAKICVCDSVVRSAVQNFQPFSSEFGCGFCYHKGELVQKGRGHTRVYPVQVDGCDLRHMAETEQLAIVVIENGYPQGQMGVKGHSPLLLLPSFDVVKGFIPDYMHCVCLGVVPEFVNLWLDPLYGRKPFHLSPQSLKNLDKALSAIQPPDEIRQRPRRLSERMHWEASEWRAFALLYSPVILRKVLPNLYYKHWMLLISSLHILLSQFSSQEEISCAELCLVQFVSQVPSLYGLEHCSFNCHLLMHLTDCVRNWGLLWANSAFIFQGVHRRLLQMYSRAQSAPSNIFKQIVSYDEIIIKGSDVLKNASTEITDLFSSMTSCGILTKSSNCISEDVFTLGCGSRRSLTVRELAALQSKDTRPVTEYARFVYRDMLVTSLDYSISSKRNNSIIETTNGFVLVESVVVVEKHCSCERSSDCSCRELVAFCRKLLPSNSQPTIQNEQINRNIAEFLIRLRISDEFCTMTRRDIVAKCFLMEQTGRLYVIRMPVLETQ; encoded by the exons GGGATGGGATACAAACTGATTTCAAAGAGTCTGGAGCTGCATCACTCCACAGTTAGGAAAATTATCCATAAATGGATACGATTTAACACCGTGGCGACCCTGCCGCGGAGTGGGAGACCCAAGAAGAAGCTTCCGAGCAGGAGACGGACAGCTCAGCCGGAGGAG GCTGATCCTGCTGGGCCTGCCGGTGATAAAGGAGGGGATAAGGcagaa GTTGATCTGCATTCAGCTGGACCAGCACATCTTATTAAAGAAGACCCAGATAAGAAAATG CGAGAGATGAACAGTGAGTGTGAAGATGCTGACAGTGCGGACTATTCATCTGATTCTGATGAAGAAGACCCCATg CTCAGCGTCCTGTTTCCCACAGTACCAAACGACACTAGAGAAGATCCAGACCACAAAACG cgTAAACATTCAGCTTCATGTGACGACACACCAGAAGACGATCCCATG gagcagatttttgacccaaACTTTGACAATGAGAAGAAGATTTACGCCGGTTCTTCGGTCAGTGTGAGagcgctcctcctcctcctgctggcCTTCATCCTGAAGCACGACTTGTCGAAAGCAGCCACCAAAGACCTCCTGGCCCTCCTCAACCTCATGGTGCCTGGATGCATTCCCAGCTCTCTGCACTtcataaagaaacatttgactGACATTGACAAGAAGACGGAGATCCACTTATACTGTCCCAGGTGTGAAAACTACCTCGGCGTAGAGCCTGGGACCGAGTGCGGAGTGTGTCAGCAGCGCTTGAGCAAAAAAAGTCTGCTTGAAAAGGCAAACTACTTCCTGGTGTTGCCTCTAGAAAACCAACTGAGGAAGGTCCTCAAACGCCTTCACTCAAAGCTGGGGAAGCATTTTACAAAGGAGGATTACGTTTCTGACGTCAACACCGGTGGTGAATATAAGCACGAAGAGCAGGAGGGCAGTATCACACTTACCTTCACATGTGACAGCTCTCCTCTTCTCAACTCATCCAAGTTTTCAGTCTGGCTCATCCTGTGCACGATCAATGAACTTCCGTACGTGGAGCGGTGTAAAAACGTTCTGCTGCACACGTTGTGGTTCGGCAAAGGAAAGCCGCTGCTTCAGTGTTTCTTTACGCCGTTCATTAACGAGCTTCATAAACTCTCTCACGAGGGCTTCACTTGGGAAGACGAGAGCGGACTAGAGCTTAACACCAGCGTGATGGCGAAAATCTGCGTCTGCGATTCAGTGGTGAGGTCAGCGGTGCAGAACTTTCAGCCGTTCAGTTCGGAGTTTGGTTGCGGGTTCTGCTACCACAAAGGAGAGCTGGTTCAGAAGGGTCGGGGTCACACCAGAGTCTATCCGGTTCAGGTTGACGGATGTGACCTGCGGCACATGGCTGAGACGGAGCAACTGGCCATCGTAGTGATTGAGAATGGATATCCACAAGGTCAAATGGGTGTCAAAGGTCACAGTCCGCTGCTTCTGCTGCCTTCGTTTGATGTTGTCAAAGGTTTTATCCCAGATTACATGCACTGTGTTTGTCTTGGGGTTGTTCCTGAGTTTGTCAATCTTTGGTTGGATCCTCTTTATGGCAGAAAGCCCTTCCACCTTTCACCTCAGAGTTTGAAGAACCTGGACAAAGCTTTGTCTGCCATCCAACCTCCTGATGAGATCAGACAAAGACCTCGGCGTCTCAGTGAGAGGATGCATTGGGAGGCATCCGAGTGGCGAGCGTTTGCTCTTCTCTACTCTCCTGTAATACTGAGGAAGGTTTTACCAAACCTGTACTACAAACACTGGATGCTTCTCATTTCATCACTTCACATCCTGCTCTCCCAGTTTTCCTCCCAGGAGGAGATCAGCTGTGCAGAGCTGTGCCTGGTTCAGTTCGTCTCCCAGGTACCGTCTCTGTACGGACTTGAGCATTGCTCATTTAACTGCCACTTGCTGATGCATCTCACTGACTGTGTCCGTAACTGGGGACTACTGTGGGCCAACTCCGCCTTCATCTTTCAGGGTGTCCACAGGCGACTCCTGCAGATGTACTCCAGGGCTCAGTCTGCGCCATCCAACATCTTCAAACAGATAGTTTCCTATGATGAGATTATTATAAAAGGAAGCGATGTTCTGAAGAATGCTAGTACAGAAATCACAGACCTGTTTTCTTCCATGACAAGCTGTGGTATCCTTACCAAATCATCCAACTGCATCAGTGAAGATGTGTTTACTTTGGGATGCGGATCTCGGAGATCTCTAACTGTGAGAGAACTTGCTGCATTGCAGAGCAAAGATACACGGCCCGTTACTGAATACGCACGTTTTGTCTACAGAGACATGCTGGTCACCTCTTTGGACTACAGCATCTCTTCCAAAAGGAACAACTCAATCATAGAAACGACCAACGGCTTTGTTCTTGTAGAGTCCGTGGTGGTCGTGGAGAAGCATTGCAGCTGTGAGAGATCGTCTGACTGCTCCTGTAGAGAACTGGTTGCTTTCTGCAGAAAACTGCTTCCCTCAAACTCCCAACCAACAATCCAGAACGAGCAGATCAACAGAAACATTGCAGAGTTCCTCATAAGACTGAGGATCTCGGATGAATTCTGCACAATGACGAGGCGGGACATTGTCGCGAAATGTTTTCTGATGGAGCAGACGGGTCGGCTATATGTCATCAGAATGCCAGTGCTTGAGACACAATAG
- the ccndx gene encoding cyclin Dx: protein MDQALPVSLWCEESEEDQGEPQGQSSTGGSPQLRARWDPSVSGHRVIQRLLRLEERYMPSVLYVTLIQRDPQRREEIAKWALEVCCDCGCDEAVFPLSVSLMDRYLSAYLSLPVSPFCLAAGCILIASKLTECETVTADALCSAAEFSFQPSDLREMERVVLAALRWDSAAVTPQDFLPHFLSSIEERGESELLSMLRRHSDTLAALCVCDSRFLGAPPSLIAAASLNCALRGLGSKASPHLAAMSETLAELCQTDPAVLQCYSEMIEFALRQRLRSGLQPGPTEKDEEVENERPGTPTDMREIDF from the exons ATGGACCAAGCGCTTCCTGTGTCTCTTTGGTGTGAGGAGTCAGAGGAGGATCAGGGTGAACCTCAAG GCCAGAGCAGCACCGGGGGCTCGCCTCAGCTGCGCGCCCGCTGGGACCCGTCCGTGTCGGGGCATCGGGTGATCCAGAGGCTGCTCCGCCTGGAGGAGCGCTACATGCCCTCCGTGCTCTACGTCACGCTCATCCAGCGGGATCCACAGCGCCGGGAGGAGATCGCCAAGTGGGCCCTGGAG GTCTGCTGTGACTGTGGATGTGATGAGGCCGTCTTCCCGCTGTCTGTCTCCCTGATGGACAGGTACCTGTCTGCCTACCTGTCCCTGCCTGTCTCACCGTTCTGCCTGGCTGCAGGATGCATCCTGATCGCCTCAAAGCTCACAGAGTGTGAGACCGTCACCGCTGACGCCCTCTGCTCAGCAGCCGAGTTCAGCTTCCAGCCTTCAGACCTGAGg GAGATGGAGCGCGTCGTCCTCGCCGCCCTGCGCTGGGACTCGGCAGCAGTGACTCCTCAGGACTTCCTGCCACATTTTCTCTCCTCCATAGAGGAACGAGGAGAGTCTGAGCTGCTTTCCATGCTGAGGCGGCACAGCGACACCCTGGCCGCACTCTGCGTCTGTGACTCCCGATTTCTGGGAGCCCCTCCCTCACTTATTGCTGCAGCGTCCCTGAACTGTGCACTGAGAGGTCTGGGCAGCAAAGCGTCGCCTCATCTGGCCGCCATGAGTGAGACGCTAGCTGAGTTGTGCCAGACGGATCCG GCCGTGTTGCAGTGCTACAGTGAGATGATCGAGTTTGCCCTCAGGCAGCGGCTGCGGAGCGGACTGCAGCCCGGTCCCACTGAGAAGGACGAGGAGGTGGAGAACGAAAGGCCCGGGACGCCGACTGACATGAGAGAGATTGATttctaa
- the nucb1 gene encoding nucleobindin-1 isoform X1: MRRMNLKPAWLLLLFISTAVRSVPIDRNGAEQDQKQEAQEENMDTGLYYDRYLREVIEVLETDPHFREKLQTANTEDIKNGRLSKELDLVGHHVRTRLDELKRQEVSRLRMLLKAKLDSANTQSLQMDHASLLKQFEHLDPHNQNTFEAKDLELLISTATKDLENYDAERHEEFKRYEMLKEHERREYLKGLDQEKREKEEKRLQELKEKHRQHPKVNAPGSVAQLREVWEETDGLDPKEFNPKTFFKLHDTNEDGVLDEQELEALFTKELEKVYDPKNEEDDMMEMEEERLRMREHVMKNVDLNKDRLVSLEEFLKSTEKKEFSNPKEWETLDAKPMYTEEELQRFEAKLRDKEEELKRKAEALRQEQELLRERGKALEAQKKEYQQAVLEMSQRQKDQQEAGKGQQPAGPNGQLQFQPQTHKPEEIKAPAEAQNNLPAEPPQNLPIHT; encoded by the exons ATGCG GAGGATGAACTTGAAACCTGCCTGGCTGCTGCTTCTGTTCATCTCTACAGCGGTGCGGTCCGTTCCCATCGACAGAAATGGCGCCGAGCAGGACCAGAAGCAGGAAGCGCAGGAGGAGAACATG GACACGGGTCTGTACTACGACCGGTATCTCAGGGAGGTGATTGAGGTTTTGGAGACTGACCCGCACTTCAGAGAGAAACTGCAGACAGCAAACACCGAGGACATCAAG AACGGCCGTCTCAGTAAGGAGCTGGACCTGGTCGGCCATCATGTCCGGACCCGGCTGGACGAGCTGAAGCGGCAGGAAGTTTCTCGCCTCAGGATGCTGCTGAAGGCCAAACTGGACAGCGCCAACACACAGA GTCTGCAGATGGATCACGCCTCGTTGCTGAAGCAGTTTGAACACCTGGACCCACACAACCAAAACACCTTTGAGGCCAAAGACCTGGAGCTGCTCATCTCCACC GCCACTAAGGACTTGGAGAACTACGACGCGGAGAGGCACGAGGAGTTCAAGCGCTACGAGATGCTGAAGGAGCACGAGAGGCGGGAGTACCTGAAGGGCCTGGACCAGGagaagagggagaaggaggagaaacgACTGCAGGAGCTGAAGGAGAAACACCGGCAGCATCCTAAAGTCAACGCTCCG GGCAGCGTTGCTCAGTTACGGGAGGTTTGGGAGGAAACGGATGGACTGGATCCGAAAGAGTTCAACCCCAAAACTTTCTTCAAACTACATG ACACAAATGAAGACGGGGTTTTAGATGAGCAGGAATTAGAGGCTCTTTTCACCAAAGAG CTGGAGAAAGTCTACGACCCAAAGAACGAGGAAGACGACATGAtggagatggaggaagagaggCTGAGGATGAGGGAGCATGTCATGAAAAAT GTGGATTTAAATAAAGATCGACTCGTCAGCCTGGAGGAGTTCCTCAAATCCACGGAGAAAAAGGAGTTCAGTAATCCCAAAGAGTGGGAG ACACTGGATGCTAAACCGATGTACACCGAGGAAGAGCTGCAGCGATTCGAAGCCAAGCTGAGGGACAAAGAGGAGGAGCTAAAGAGGAAAGCGGAGGCTCTTCGTCAGGAGCAGGAGCTGCTAAGGGAGAGAGGCAAAGCCCTGGAGGCGCAGAAAAAAGAGTATCAACAg GCCGTTTTAGAAATGTCCCAGAGACAGAAAGACCAGCAGGAAGCTGGCAAGGGACAGCAGCCTGCTGGTCCGAACGGACAGCTGCAGTTTcaaccacaaacacacaaacctgAAG AGATCAAGGCTCCTGCTGAAGCCCAAAACAACCTGCCTGCAGAACCTCCTCAAAATCTCCCCATACACACTTAG
- the nucb1 gene encoding nucleobindin-1 isoform X2, which translates to MNLKPAWLLLLFISTAVRSVPIDRNGAEQDQKQEAQEENMDTGLYYDRYLREVIEVLETDPHFREKLQTANTEDIKNGRLSKELDLVGHHVRTRLDELKRQEVSRLRMLLKAKLDSANTQSLQMDHASLLKQFEHLDPHNQNTFEAKDLELLISTATKDLENYDAERHEEFKRYEMLKEHERREYLKGLDQEKREKEEKRLQELKEKHRQHPKVNAPGSVAQLREVWEETDGLDPKEFNPKTFFKLHDTNEDGVLDEQELEALFTKELEKVYDPKNEEDDMMEMEEERLRMREHVMKNVDLNKDRLVSLEEFLKSTEKKEFSNPKEWETLDAKPMYTEEELQRFEAKLRDKEEELKRKAEALRQEQELLRERGKALEAQKKEYQQAVLEMSQRQKDQQEAGKGQQPAGPNGQLQFQPQTHKPEEIKAPAEAQNNLPAEPPQNLPIHT; encoded by the exons ATGAACTTGAAACCTGCCTGGCTGCTGCTTCTGTTCATCTCTACAGCGGTGCGGTCCGTTCCCATCGACAGAAATGGCGCCGAGCAGGACCAGAAGCAGGAAGCGCAGGAGGAGAACATG GACACGGGTCTGTACTACGACCGGTATCTCAGGGAGGTGATTGAGGTTTTGGAGACTGACCCGCACTTCAGAGAGAAACTGCAGACAGCAAACACCGAGGACATCAAG AACGGCCGTCTCAGTAAGGAGCTGGACCTGGTCGGCCATCATGTCCGGACCCGGCTGGACGAGCTGAAGCGGCAGGAAGTTTCTCGCCTCAGGATGCTGCTGAAGGCCAAACTGGACAGCGCCAACACACAGA GTCTGCAGATGGATCACGCCTCGTTGCTGAAGCAGTTTGAACACCTGGACCCACACAACCAAAACACCTTTGAGGCCAAAGACCTGGAGCTGCTCATCTCCACC GCCACTAAGGACTTGGAGAACTACGACGCGGAGAGGCACGAGGAGTTCAAGCGCTACGAGATGCTGAAGGAGCACGAGAGGCGGGAGTACCTGAAGGGCCTGGACCAGGagaagagggagaaggaggagaaacgACTGCAGGAGCTGAAGGAGAAACACCGGCAGCATCCTAAAGTCAACGCTCCG GGCAGCGTTGCTCAGTTACGGGAGGTTTGGGAGGAAACGGATGGACTGGATCCGAAAGAGTTCAACCCCAAAACTTTCTTCAAACTACATG ACACAAATGAAGACGGGGTTTTAGATGAGCAGGAATTAGAGGCTCTTTTCACCAAAGAG CTGGAGAAAGTCTACGACCCAAAGAACGAGGAAGACGACATGAtggagatggaggaagagaggCTGAGGATGAGGGAGCATGTCATGAAAAAT GTGGATTTAAATAAAGATCGACTCGTCAGCCTGGAGGAGTTCCTCAAATCCACGGAGAAAAAGGAGTTCAGTAATCCCAAAGAGTGGGAG ACACTGGATGCTAAACCGATGTACACCGAGGAAGAGCTGCAGCGATTCGAAGCCAAGCTGAGGGACAAAGAGGAGGAGCTAAAGAGGAAAGCGGAGGCTCTTCGTCAGGAGCAGGAGCTGCTAAGGGAGAGAGGCAAAGCCCTGGAGGCGCAGAAAAAAGAGTATCAACAg GCCGTTTTAGAAATGTCCCAGAGACAGAAAGACCAGCAGGAAGCTGGCAAGGGACAGCAGCCTGCTGGTCCGAACGGACAGCTGCAGTTTcaaccacaaacacacaaacctgAAG AGATCAAGGCTCCTGCTGAAGCCCAAAACAACCTGCCTGCAGAACCTCCTCAAAATCTCCCCATACACACTTAG
- the LOC122822612 gene encoding uncharacterized protein LOC122822612 isoform X2 encodes MPRGSEIPEGIRSTAVDLHKAGKGYKFISKTLEIPPSTVRSIIVKWKRFNTVATLPRSGRPSKGNPRRKRKEKLDEADPAGPASEKGGDPDKPDLLSKVLFAAGNTDSNSTDSKPSKEELASSRPTLHSRDKEMRDLNSSCEEGDNTGRSDSDEEDPMSSFLFARSTGEAEDHERVDHPGRACDTEDPDESQKDESTVEEDGDAEPSDTDEEDPLASYLSGRAREGTEEHPQHEKRKHSASCDDTPEDDPMVTFNMADALTYRSNGPTRSMRRLHIHVYGLINRSIIDHLAAFKERQAHVSLSQVLNDYCTTCMYLCKYGACFSFPFLQELVKRL; translated from the exons ATGCCCCGTGGAAGCGAAATCCCCGAAGGCATCAGGTCGACAGCTGTTGATCTGCACAAAGCTGGAAAGGGCTACAAGTTCATTTCAAAGACTTTAGAGATTCCTCCTTCCACGGTGAGGAGCATTATCGTTAAGTGGAAACGGTTTAACACCGTAGCCACGCTGCCGCGGAGTGGGAGACCCTCGAAGGGGAATCCGAGAAGGAAACGGAAAGAAAAGCTGGATGAG GCTGATCCTGCTGGTCCTGCTAGTGAAAAAGGTGGCGACCCTGATAAG CCGGATCTCCTCAGCAAGGTGCTGTTTGCGGCTGGAAACACCGACTCCAACTCCACAGACTCCAAACCTTCAAAGGAAGAGCTGGCGTCATCCAGACCAACTCTCCACAGCAGAGATAAAGAAAtg AGAGACTTGAACAGCAGCTGTGAAGAGGGCGACAACACGGGACGGTCCGACTCTGACGAAGAAGATCCGATG TCCAGTTTCCTGTTTGCCAGATCAACAGGGGAAGCAGAGGACCATGAAAGg GTTGATCATCCTGGACGAGCTTGTGACACAGAAGATCCAGATGAG tcccAGAAGGATGAAAGCACTGTTGAAGAAGACGGCGACGCAGAACCGTCGGATACAGACGAAGAAGATCCGCTG GCCAGTTATCTTTCTGGAAGAGCAAGAGAAGGGACAGAAGAACATCCACAACATGAAAAG cgTAAACATTCAGCTTCATGTGACGACACACCAGAAGACGATCCCATG GTCACATTCAATATGGCGGACGCGTTGACGTATCGCAGCAACGGGCCGACCCGCTCTATGAGGCGTCTACATATTCATGTCTATGGTCTCATCAATAGGTCGATTATTGATCACCTTGCTGCTTTCAAAGAGAGACAGGCACACGTCTCTCTCTCACAAGTGTTAAATGATTACTGTACCACATGTATGTACCTATGTAAGTATGGtgcatgtttcagttttccttttcttcaggAACTTGTAAAAAGATTGTAA
- the LOC122822612 gene encoding uncharacterized protein LOC122822612 isoform X1, which produces MPRGSEIPEGIRSTAVDLHKAGKGYKFISKTLEIPPSTVRSIIVKWKRFNTVATLPRSGRPSKGNPRRKRKEKLDEADPAGPASEKGGDPDKPDLLSKVLFAAGNTDSNSTDSKPSKEELASSRPTLHSRDKEMRDLNSSCEEGDNTGRSDSDEEDPMSSFLFARSTGEAEDHERVDHPGRACDTEDPDESQKDESTVEEDGDAEPSDTDEEDPLASYLSGRAREGTEEHPQHEKRKHSASCDDTPEDDPMEQIFDPNFDNEKKIYAGSSVSVRALLLLLLAFILKHDLSKAATKDLLALLNLMVPGCIPSSLHFIKKHLTDIDKKTEIHLYCPRCENYLGVEPGTECGVCQQRLSKKSLLEKANYFLVLPLENQLRKVLKRLHSKLGKHFTKEDYA; this is translated from the exons ATGCCCCGTGGAAGCGAAATCCCCGAAGGCATCAGGTCGACAGCTGTTGATCTGCACAAAGCTGGAAAGGGCTACAAGTTCATTTCAAAGACTTTAGAGATTCCTCCTTCCACGGTGAGGAGCATTATCGTTAAGTGGAAACGGTTTAACACCGTAGCCACGCTGCCGCGGAGTGGGAGACCCTCGAAGGGGAATCCGAGAAGGAAACGGAAAGAAAAGCTGGATGAG GCTGATCCTGCTGGTCCTGCTAGTGAAAAAGGTGGCGACCCTGATAAG CCGGATCTCCTCAGCAAGGTGCTGTTTGCGGCTGGAAACACCGACTCCAACTCCACAGACTCCAAACCTTCAAAGGAAGAGCTGGCGTCATCCAGACCAACTCTCCACAGCAGAGATAAAGAAAtg AGAGACTTGAACAGCAGCTGTGAAGAGGGCGACAACACGGGACGGTCCGACTCTGACGAAGAAGATCCGATG TCCAGTTTCCTGTTTGCCAGATCAACAGGGGAAGCAGAGGACCATGAAAGg GTTGATCATCCTGGACGAGCTTGTGACACAGAAGATCCAGATGAG tcccAGAAGGATGAAAGCACTGTTGAAGAAGACGGCGACGCAGAACCGTCGGATACAGACGAAGAAGATCCGCTG GCCAGTTATCTTTCTGGAAGAGCAAGAGAAGGGACAGAAGAACATCCACAACATGAAAAG cgTAAACATTCAGCTTCATGTGACGACACACCAGAAGACGATCCCATG gagcagatttttgacccaaACTTTGACAATGAGAAGAAGATTTACGCCGGTTCTTCGGTCAGTGTGAGagcgctcctcctcctcctgctggcCTTCATCCTGAAGCACGACTTGTCGAAAGCAGCCACCAAAGACCTCCTGGCCCTCCTCAATCTCATGGTGCCTGGATGCATTCCCAGCTCTCTGCACTtcataaagaaacatttgactGACATTGACAAGAAGACGGAGATCCACTTATACTGTCCCAGGTGTGAAAACTACCTCGGCGTAGAGCCTGGGACCGAGTGCGGAGTGTGTCAGCAGCGCTTGAGCAAAAAAAGTCTGCTTGAAAAGGCAAACTACTTCCTGGTGTTGCCTCTAGAAAACCAACTGAGGAAGGTCCTCAAACGCCTTCACTCAAAGCTGGGGAAGCATTTTACAAAGGAGGATTACGCTTGA
- the LOC122822610 gene encoding uncharacterized protein LOC122822610 isoform X2, whose product MEQIFDPNFDNEKKIYAGSSVSVRALLLLLLAFILKHDLSKAATKDLLALLNLMVPGCIPSSLHFIKKHLTDIDKKTEIHLYCPRCENYLGVEPGTECGVCQQRLSKKSLLEKANYFLVLPLENQLRKVLKRLHSKLGKHFTKEDYVSDVNTGGEYKHEEQEGSITLTFTCDSSPLLNSSKFSVWLILCTINELPYVERCKNVLLHTLWFGKGKPLLQCFFTPFINELHKLSHEGFTWEDESGLELNTSVMAKICVCDSVVRSAVQNFQPFSSEFGCGFCYHKGELVQKGRGHTRVYPVQVDGCDLRHMAETEQLAIVVIENGYPQGQMGVKGHSPLLLLPSFDVVKGFIPDYMHCVCLGVVPEFVNLWLDPLYGRKPFHLSPQSLKNLDKALSAIQPPDEIRQRPRRLSERMHWEASEWRAFALLYSPVILRKVLPNLYYKHWMLLISSLHILLSQFSSQEEISCAELCLVQFVSQVPSLYGLEHCSFNCHLLMHLTDCVRNWGLLWANSAFIFQGVHRRLLQMYSRAQSAPSNIFKQIVSYDEIIIKGSDVLKNASTEITDLFSSMTSCGILTKSSNCISEDVFTLGCGSRRSLTVRELAALQSKDTRPVTEYARFVYRDMLVTSLDYSISSKRNNSIIETTNGFVLVESVVVVEKHCSCERSSDCSCRELVAFCRKLLPSNSQPTIQNEQINRNIAEFLIRLRISDEFCTMTRRDIVAKCFLMEQTGRLYVIRMPVLETQ is encoded by the exons ATG gagcagatttttgacccaaACTTTGACAATGAGAAGAAGATTTACGCCGGTTCTTCGGTCAGTGTGAGagcgctcctcctcctcctgctggcCTTCATCCTGAAGCACGACTTGTCGAAAGCAGCCACCAAAGACCTCCTGGCCCTCCTCAACCTCATGGTGCCTGGATGCATTCCCAGCTCTCTGCACTtcataaagaaacatttgactGACATTGACAAGAAGACGGAGATCCACTTATACTGTCCCAGGTGTGAAAACTACCTCGGCGTAGAGCCTGGGACCGAGTGCGGAGTGTGTCAGCAGCGCTTGAGCAAAAAAAGTCTGCTTGAAAAGGCAAACTACTTCCTGGTGTTGCCTCTAGAAAACCAACTGAGGAAGGTCCTCAAACGCCTTCACTCAAAGCTGGGGAAGCATTTTACAAAGGAGGATTACGTTTCTGACGTCAACACCGGTGGTGAATATAAGCACGAAGAGCAGGAGGGCAGTATCACACTTACCTTCACATGTGACAGCTCTCCTCTTCTCAACTCATCCAAGTTTTCAGTCTGGCTCATCCTGTGCACGATCAATGAACTTCCGTACGTGGAGCGGTGTAAAAACGTTCTGCTGCACACGTTGTGGTTCGGCAAAGGAAAGCCGCTGCTTCAGTGTTTCTTTACGCCGTTCATTAACGAGCTTCATAAACTCTCTCACGAGGGCTTCACTTGGGAAGACGAGAGCGGACTAGAGCTTAACACCAGCGTGATGGCGAAAATCTGCGTCTGCGATTCAGTGGTGAGGTCAGCGGTGCAGAACTTTCAGCCGTTCAGTTCGGAGTTTGGTTGCGGGTTCTGCTACCACAAAGGAGAGCTGGTTCAGAAGGGTCGGGGTCACACCAGAGTCTATCCGGTTCAGGTTGACGGATGTGACCTGCGGCACATGGCTGAGACGGAGCAACTGGCCATCGTAGTGATTGAGAATGGATATCCACAAGGTCAAATGGGTGTCAAAGGTCACAGTCCGCTGCTTCTGCTGCCTTCGTTTGATGTTGTCAAAGGTTTTATCCCAGATTACATGCACTGTGTTTGTCTTGGGGTTGTTCCTGAGTTTGTCAATCTTTGGTTGGATCCTCTTTATGGCAGAAAGCCCTTCCACCTTTCACCTCAGAGTTTGAAGAACCTGGACAAAGCTTTGTCTGCCATCCAACCTCCTGATGAGATCAGACAAAGACCTCGGCGTCTCAGTGAGAGGATGCATTGGGAGGCATCCGAGTGGCGAGCGTTTGCTCTTCTCTACTCTCCTGTAATACTGAGGAAGGTTTTACCAAACCTGTACTACAAACACTGGATGCTTCTCATTTCATCACTTCACATCCTGCTCTCCCAGTTTTCCTCCCAGGAGGAGATCAGCTGTGCAGAGCTGTGCCTGGTTCAGTTCGTCTCCCAGGTACCGTCTCTGTACGGACTTGAGCATTGCTCATTTAACTGCCACTTGCTGATGCATCTCACTGACTGTGTCCGTAACTGGGGACTACTGTGGGCCAACTCCGCCTTCATCTTTCAGGGTGTCCACAGGCGACTCCTGCAGATGTACTCCAGGGCTCAGTCTGCGCCATCCAACATCTTCAAACAGATAGTTTCCTATGATGAGATTATTATAAAAGGAAGCGATGTTCTGAAGAATGCTAGTACAGAAATCACAGACCTGTTTTCTTCCATGACAAGCTGTGGTATCCTTACCAAATCATCCAACTGCATCAGTGAAGATGTGTTTACTTTGGGATGCGGATCTCGGAGATCTCTAACTGTGAGAGAACTTGCTGCATTGCAGAGCAAAGATACACGGCCCGTTACTGAATACGCACGTTTTGTCTACAGAGACATGCTGGTCACCTCTTTGGACTACAGCATCTCTTCCAAAAGGAACAACTCAATCATAGAAACGACCAACGGCTTTGTTCTTGTAGAGTCCGTGGTGGTCGTGGAGAAGCATTGCAGCTGTGAGAGATCGTCTGACTGCTCCTGTAGAGAACTGGTTGCTTTCTGCAGAAAACTGCTTCCCTCAAACTCCCAACCAACAATCCAGAACGAGCAGATCAACAGAAACATTGCAGAGTTCCTCATAAGACTGAGGATCTCGGATGAATTCTGCACAATGACGAGGCGGGACATTGTCGCGAAATGTTTTCTGATGGAGCAGACGGGTCGGCTATATGTCATCAGAATGCCAGTGCTTGAGACACAATAG